In Sulfitobacter sp. M39, the following proteins share a genomic window:
- a CDS encoding ABC transporter substrate-binding protein has protein sequence MKKLLTTSALVAAIALPQIAAADAHSDLDPNAKSGGNITVTYKDDVATLDPAIGYDWQNWSMIKSLYDGLMDYEPGTTELRPGLAESYDISEDGKVFTFKLREGVKFHNGRVMTADDVKYSLDRVTNPATQSPGAGFFGSIEGYDAVSSGEATELSGVKVLDEQTVEITLSRPDATFLHVMGLNFASVVAKEAVEAAGADFGKTAMGTGAFKLADWTIGQKLVFEKNQDYWREGLPYLDSVTFEVGQEPIVALLRLQNGEVDVPGDGIPPAKFQEVMGDPEQAARVIEGGQLHTGYITLNVKMAPFDNVDVRKAVNMAINKERITQVINGRAVPATQPLPPSMPGYTEGYEGYPYDPEAAKALLAEAGFSDGFETELFVMNTDPNPRIAQAIQQDLSKIGVKATIQSLAQASVIAAGGEADQAPMIWSGGMAWIADFPDASNFYGPILGCDGAVQGGWNWSWYCNADADAMAVKADSMTDPAMVDERLKMWSDVYMAVMEDAPWVPVFNEQRYTMKSERMGGDDKLYVDPVSIPVNYDYVYVNDVQ, from the coding sequence ATGAAAAAACTACTCACAACCTCGGCACTGGTTGCAGCCATTGCTCTGCCCCAGATAGCAGCTGCCGATGCTCATTCCGATCTTGATCCGAACGCTAAATCTGGTGGCAACATCACGGTGACCTATAAGGACGACGTGGCCACCTTGGACCCTGCTATCGGGTATGACTGGCAGAACTGGTCTATGATCAAGTCTCTGTATGATGGGCTTATGGATTATGAACCGGGCACAACCGAACTGCGCCCCGGACTTGCCGAAAGCTATGACATCTCGGAAGATGGCAAGGTTTTCACTTTCAAACTTCGCGAAGGAGTGAAGTTCCACAACGGTCGCGTGATGACGGCTGATGACGTGAAATACTCGCTCGATCGCGTAACTAATCCGGCGACCCAAAGCCCTGGCGCGGGCTTCTTTGGATCGATCGAAGGATATGACGCTGTGTCCTCGGGCGAAGCAACTGAACTGTCTGGCGTTAAGGTGTTGGACGAGCAAACAGTAGAGATCACTCTGTCACGGCCGGATGCGACGTTTCTGCACGTTATGGGGCTGAATTTCGCTTCTGTAGTGGCCAAGGAAGCGGTCGAAGCCGCGGGTGCCGATTTTGGCAAAACAGCGATGGGTACAGGTGCATTTAAATTGGCAGACTGGACGATCGGTCAGAAGTTGGTTTTCGAAAAAAATCAGGATTACTGGCGCGAAGGACTGCCCTATCTGGATAGCGTCACTTTCGAGGTGGGCCAGGAGCCGATTGTCGCATTGCTACGTCTTCAAAATGGCGAAGTCGACGTACCTGGGGACGGTATTCCACCAGCGAAATTCCAAGAGGTCATGGGTGATCCCGAACAAGCAGCGCGCGTAATCGAGGGCGGGCAGCTTCACACCGGCTATATTACCCTCAACGTTAAGATGGCGCCTTTTGACAATGTCGACGTGCGCAAAGCCGTCAATATGGCGATCAACAAAGAGCGCATTACCCAAGTCATCAACGGGCGTGCGGTTCCAGCAACACAACCGCTTCCACCTTCGATGCCCGGATACACAGAAGGGTATGAAGGTTATCCCTACGATCCCGAAGCTGCAAAAGCACTCTTGGCCGAAGCTGGGTTCTCTGATGGTTTCGAGACAGAACTGTTTGTCATGAATACCGACCCGAACCCGCGCATCGCTCAAGCGATCCAGCAGGACCTCTCGAAAATCGGTGTGAAAGCAACTATCCAGTCCCTCGCGCAAGCCAGCGTTATTGCCGCTGGCGGTGAAGCCGATCAAGCACCTATGATATGGTCAGGTGGTATGGCGTGGATCGCGGATTTTCCAGATGCGTCAAACTTCTATGGTCCAATCCTGGGCTGCGACGGGGCTGTGCAGGGCGGTTGGAATTGGTCATGGTACTGTAATGCGGATGCAGATGCGATGGCAGTTAAAGCCGACAGCATGACAGATCCGGCTATGGTCGATGAGCGTCTGAAAATGTGGTCCGATGTCTATATGGCAGTCATGGAAGACGCGCCTTGGGTGCCCGTGTTTAACGAGCAGCGATACACCATGAAATCCGAGCGTATGGGCGGCGATGACAAACTCTACGTCGATCCAGTCTCTATCCCTGTTAACTATGACTATGTGTATGTAAACGATGTGCAATAA